The Streptomyces rimosus genomic interval CCGGTGAGGAAGGCGCCCTTGGCGCCCAGTTCGGTGTCGCCGGAGCGGGCGGTCGGCACTCCCGTCGCGTCGGCGATGAGCGCGCACCACGCGTCGCTGTTGGCGCCGCCGCCGCACAGCCGCAGCTCGGTGACCTCCGTACGGGAGGCGACGAGCGAGTCGCGCAGTACCAGCGACAGGCCGTCGAAGACCGCACGGGCCATGTCGGCGCGGGTGTGTTCCAGGGACAGGCCCCAGAACCCGCCGCGCGCGTGCGCGTCGAGGAACGGCGCCCGCTCCCCCGCCGGGGAGAGGTACGGCAGGAACATCAGCCCGCGCGCGCCCGGCTCCGACTCGAAGGCCAGCCGGGCCAGTTCCGGCGGCCCGGACAGGTGCAGGGTGCGTGCGGCCCAGCCGAGCACCTCGGCGCCGTTGAGGGTCGGGAAGGCGCGCAGGACGCGTTCCCGGCCGCGGTAGGCGATGTTGATGCCGGACGGTTCGCCGGTGGTGTCCACGGTCGTCCGGACGATCTCCGTGCACAGCGTGGTGCCGAGGATGCTGCACGCCTGGCCGGGGTTGACCACGCCGACGCCGCGCGCCGTGGCGGCGATGTCGTACGGGGCCATCACGACCGGCAGCCCGGCGGGCAGCCCGAGCTGTCCGGCCGCCTCGGAGGTGATCTCGGCGATCCGCTCGTGCTCGCCCAGCACCTTCGGCAGCAGCCGCTCGTGGCCGGTCAGGCCGAAGAGGTCGAGGAGGTACGGGTCGTACGCGCCGGTGGCGTGGTCGAGGAAGGGCGCCGAGGCGTCCGACTCGTCGATGGCGGTGACGCCGGTGAGCCGCAGGAAGAGCCAGCCCGCGGCGGTGAGCGCGGAGCGGGAGCGGGCGAGCCGGTCCGGGTCGTGCCGGGCGAGCCAGGCGAAGATCGCGTTGGGCATGCCGGCGCAGGTCAGCGAGCCGTTGCGGCGGAAGGCCGCCTCCAGGACGCCGTCCCGCTGCCACTGGCCGACGAGGTCGCCCGCGCGGCCGTCGGACCACAGGATCGCGGGTCCGGTGGGGCGGCCGCGGTCGTCCACCAGCCAGGCGCCGTCGCCCTGGGCGGTGAAGGAGACCAGCCACACCGGGTCGGCGGGGCCGGGGCGGGCGGCGAGTTCGGACAGCGCGTTGCGGACGGTGAAGACGACGGCGTTCCAGACGGCGTCCATGTCCTGCTCGGCCCGGCCCGGGCGGGGGCGCAGCACTTCGGTGGCCAGGCGGGAGACGGCGATTTCCCGGCCGCGGTCGTCGAAGACCACGGACTTGATCATCGTGGTGCCGACATCGATGGTCAGTACGGACATCGGTTACGTCCTTTCACGCCGCTGCCGAGGCGGACGGCGCGGTGGCGGCGGCGCGCGCCGGTGCCGTGCCCGGCTCGTCCGGCAGCTTCAGGAAGACGGTGAGCGCGGTACTGACCGCGTACATCCCCGCGAAGATCCAGACCACCCCTTCGACGCCGAGCGGCCCGGCGAAGGCCGCGACGACGGCCGGTCCGACGAAGGTGCTGGCGCCCGCGCCCAGGTTGAGCGCCGCCAGTGCCTGGCCCTTGTGCCGGGGCTCCAGGGAGGGCATCAGTGCCGATATCGGGACGTACCCCGCCAGCGTAGCGCCGTAGAAGGCGGCCACCACCAGGGCCAGGGGGAAGTTCGCGCCCGCCGCCTGCGGTACGTAGAACAGCAGCAGCGTGCTGACCGTGCAGCCGGCGCCGCCGAACCAGGCGATGGTGCGGCGCCAGCCGATCCGGTCGCCGATCAGGCCGCACAGCAGGTTGGCGACGATGTTGGTGGCGAACATGGCGCTGAGCAGGTGCAGCCACTGGGTGAGGCTGAAGCCGACGGTGCGGGTGAAGTGCACCGGCATGATGACGAAGAAGCCGAACTGCGAGGCCGTGTTGATGGTCCGTACGAGGGCGCCGGTGCCGACCCGGGGGTTGCGCCACAGGATGGTGACGCTGCCGATCAGGGTGGTCAGCGGGCCGTCGCCCTCGCCGCGCGGCCGCTTGCCGCCGCGGTCGTCCCGCACCAGCAGCAGGGCGATCAGGCCGCCGGCCGCGACCAGGACCAGGGCGGCCCACAGCGTGGCGTACGCGCCGATGTGCGGGATGAGGCCGCTGGCGACCAGCGAGCCGAGGGTGGGCAGGCCGCCGGTGAAGGCGAACCAGAACCAGCCCATGGCGGTGCCGAGCCGGGCCCGCGGCGCGACCCCCGCGATCCAGACGAGGAACCCGTACGCGAACAGCGGGTATCCCAGGCCGCGCAGGCCGTAGCCCAGCATCATCAGCGGGTAGCTGCCC includes:
- a CDS encoding MFS transporter — its product is MKNPLPRSPITRAITRLGIPPTLAWGYLGLLLFMIGDGVESGYLSPYLIDRGIPEPRVALLFTVYGVAAGVAAWLSGVLSELWGPRRVMWTGLAIWGAFQVVFLAAAVPLGSYPLMMLGYGLRGLGYPLFAYGFLVWIAGVAPRARLGTAMGWFWFAFTGGLPTLGSLVASGLIPHIGAYATLWAALVLVAAGGLIALLLVRDDRGGKRPRGEGDGPLTTLIGSVTILWRNPRVGTGALVRTINTASQFGFFVIMPVHFTRTVGFSLTQWLHLLSAMFATNIVANLLCGLIGDRIGWRRTIAWFGGAGCTVSTLLLFYVPQAAGANFPLALVVAAFYGATLAGYVPISALMPSLEPRHKGQALAALNLGAGASTFVGPAVVAAFAGPLGVEGVVWIFAGMYAVSTALTVFLKLPDEPGTAPARAAATAPSASAAA
- a CDS encoding FGGY-family carbohydrate kinase; the protein is MSVLTIDVGTTMIKSVVFDDRGREIAVSRLATEVLRPRPGRAEQDMDAVWNAVVFTVRNALSELAARPGPADPVWLVSFTAQGDGAWLVDDRGRPTGPAILWSDGRAGDLVGQWQRDGVLEAAFRRNGSLTCAGMPNAIFAWLARHDPDRLARSRSALTAAGWLFLRLTGVTAIDESDASAPFLDHATGAYDPYLLDLFGLTGHERLLPKVLGEHERIAEITSEAAGQLGLPAGLPVVMAPYDIAATARGVGVVNPGQACSILGTTLCTEIVRTTVDTTGEPSGINIAYRGRERVLRAFPTLNGAEVLGWAARTLHLSGPPELARLAFESEPGARGLMFLPYLSPAGERAPFLDAHARGGFWGLSLEHTRADMARAVFDGLSLVLRDSLVASRTEVTELRLCGGGANSDAWCALIADATGVPTARSGDTELGAKGAFLTGLVLSGAESSMHSAASKYVRMRASWEPDLERTAQYAELYEDFLHWRALAREAGWRPRTGSAAAAPDRPPALSPQAAVPPETPALGVPHRV